The Candidatus Dechloromonas phosphoritropha genome includes a region encoding these proteins:
- a CDS encoding LPS-assembly protein LptD, producing the protein MPDPVRNPLAYVACCMFAAVSAGHAAEDAGSVQLAAASVRKDAPASRDPVPGGGDALGDDLPLRLRGERRFNVLGGKKKPVMPEVGIPYAFEPKKNDDYPLFVIADHLEGRTDDVAVATGDVELRKAGTQFYGDKVIYWPLDDEVDATGNVRMLQEGTEFTAPHVRMKMSEQIGFAEDADYLIVKQVPSRFYSKQKLVPVVTVASSNAIITNTPMMLRVPDNYGLPTTAPHTRPSLASGTAERAEFEGENQITLFDSTFSTCKPGDRDWYVRASEMHLDYDREVGTAKNATMWFKDVPIFYSPVATFALNHQRQSGFLHPFLATSSRSGLDLTVPYYWNIAPNYDATLYPRYMSKRGLQLGAEVRYWDFNSGVPGDPNAYKVEYMPHDQEADRERYAYQIKHQQNLGQGVSAVVNYNRVSDSFYWQDTSSRLFQTSQVQLPQQFLIGYTPVPWLQTNTQVLRYQTLQTDPKNPVLPPYFLEPQVNLIGFKPDLLGTDFALIGQYSRFTHPDANRLLSDLRPQGDRMVLYPQVSLPIVHPAFTFIPKIGVSATQYSLNNLVPGADSSVSRVLPIFSVDSSVIFERETSLLDNAFIQTLEPRLYYVNIPYKDQTKIPLFDTAQADFNFAQIFSENRYSGFDRINDANQLTAAVVTRFLDGNTGAERFKAMVGQRYYFSPSRVTLNYTPLGSTVIPVGNQAQGYSDFLAAFSGLVLPKTYADFAVDYNFRDSLAERVSAGVRFQPELAKVISASYRYTRDPNFNVAQVDQVDIAGQWPLTNRLYAVGRFNWSFLGKQTVANTSPGGQLLEAIAGLEYNAGCWTTRIVAQRLAAISGSPNNVLFLQLEFNDFASVGTDPISLLRRSIPGYGKTNELTSSSLLTTQ; encoded by the coding sequence ATGCCTGATCCGGTCCGTAATCCGCTTGCCTATGTTGCGTGCTGCATGTTCGCCGCGGTGTCGGCCGGGCATGCGGCCGAGGATGCCGGCAGCGTGCAGCTGGCTGCCGCCAGCGTCCGAAAAGACGCGCCGGCGAGCCGTGACCCGGTGCCTGGCGGCGGCGATGCGCTTGGCGATGATCTTCCACTGCGCCTGCGCGGCGAGCGCCGGTTCAATGTGCTGGGCGGCAAGAAGAAGCCGGTCATGCCGGAGGTCGGGATCCCGTATGCGTTCGAGCCGAAGAAGAATGACGACTATCCGCTGTTCGTCATCGCCGACCACCTCGAAGGGCGCACCGATGACGTGGCCGTGGCGACAGGCGATGTCGAGCTGCGCAAGGCGGGCACCCAGTTCTACGGGGACAAGGTCATCTACTGGCCGCTCGATGACGAAGTGGACGCGACCGGCAACGTGCGCATGCTTCAGGAAGGCACCGAGTTCACCGCGCCGCATGTCCGCATGAAGATGTCCGAACAGATCGGCTTTGCCGAGGATGCCGACTATCTGATCGTCAAGCAGGTTCCCAGTCGCTTCTATTCCAAGCAGAAACTGGTGCCGGTCGTCACGGTCGCCAGTTCGAATGCCATAATTACCAACACGCCGATGATGCTGCGGGTTCCCGACAACTACGGGCTGCCGACCACGGCGCCACACACCCGCCCCTCGCTGGCCAGCGGAACGGCCGAGCGGGCGGAGTTTGAGGGCGAAAACCAGATAACTCTCTTCGATAGCACGTTCTCGACCTGCAAGCCGGGAGACAGGGACTGGTACGTGCGCGCGTCCGAAATGCACCTCGATTACGACCGCGAGGTCGGCACAGCGAAGAATGCGACGATGTGGTTCAAGGATGTTCCGATCTTTTATTCGCCGGTGGCCACTTTCGCCCTGAATCACCAGCGGCAATCGGGGTTCCTGCATCCGTTCCTGGCAACCTCGTCGCGCAGCGGTCTGGATCTGACGGTTCCGTATTACTGGAACATCGCTCCGAATTACGACGCGACGCTCTATCCGCGCTACATGAGCAAGCGCGGCCTGCAACTGGGCGCCGAAGTGCGCTACTGGGATTTCAACAGCGGTGTTCCAGGTGATCCCAACGCCTACAAGGTGGAGTACATGCCGCATGACCAGGAGGCCGACCGCGAGCGCTACGCCTACCAGATCAAGCACCAGCAGAACCTCGGCCAAGGGGTTTCCGCAGTGGTCAACTACAACCGCGTGTCGGACAGTTTCTACTGGCAGGACACGTCCTCGCGCCTGTTTCAGACCTCACAGGTGCAGTTGCCACAGCAGTTCCTAATCGGCTATACGCCGGTGCCCTGGCTGCAGACCAACACGCAGGTCCTGCGCTATCAGACGCTGCAGACCGATCCCAAGAATCCGGTGTTGCCACCGTACTTCCTTGAGCCGCAGGTCAATCTCATCGGCTTCAAGCCCGACCTGCTGGGCACCGACTTTGCCCTGATCGGCCAGTATTCGCGCTTTACCCATCCCGATGCCAACCGGCTGCTGAGTGATCTGCGGCCGCAGGGTGACCGCATGGTGCTCTACCCGCAGGTTTCGCTGCCGATCGTGCATCCTGCGTTCACCTTTATTCCCAAGATCGGCGTCAGCGCGACCCAGTATTCGCTCAACAATCTGGTTCCGGGTGCGGATTCGAGCGTCTCGCGGGTCCTTCCCATCTTCTCCGTCGACTCCAGCGTGATCTTCGAGCGCGAAACCAGTCTGCTCGACAACGCCTTCATCCAGACCCTGGAACCGCGGCTCTATTACGTGAACATTCCGTACAAGGATCAGACCAAAATTCCGCTGTTCGATACGGCGCAGGCGGACTTCAACTTCGCCCAGATCTTTTCCGAGAATCGCTACAGCGGCTTCGATCGCATCAACGATGCCAACCAGCTCACCGCAGCGGTGGTCACGCGCTTTCTTGACGGAAACACCGGAGCCGAGCGCTTCAAGGCCATGGTCGGACAGCGATATTACTTCAGCCCGAGCCGGGTGACGCTGAACTACACGCCGCTCGGGTCGACCGTCATTCCGGTAGGCAATCAGGCGCAGGGCTATTCCGATTTCCTTGCGGCTTTCAGCGGACTGGTGCTACCCAAGACCTATGCCGATTTTGCCGTGGACTACAATTTCCGTGACAGCCTGGCCGAACGTGTCTCCGCTGGCGTCCGTTTCCAGCCCGAACTGGCCAAGGTGATCAGCGCCAGCTATCGTTATACTCGTGACCCCAACTTCAATGTGGCGCAGGTCGACCAGGTCGACATCGCCGGCCAGTGGCCGCTGACCAATCGTCTGTATGCGGTGGGGCGCTTCAACTGGTCATTCCTCGGCAAGCAGACGGTCGCCAACACCTCGCCCGGCGGTCAGTTGCTGGAGGCCATCGCCGGCCTCGAATACAATGCCGGCTGTTGGACGACCCGGATCGTCGCGCAACGCCTGGCGGCGATATCGGGTTCGCCCAACAACGTCCTCTTCCTGCAACTCGAATTCAACGATTTTGCCAGCGTCGGAACGGATCCGATCAGTCTCCTGCGCCGCTCCATCCCCGGCTACGGCAAGACCAACGAACTGACCTCCAGCAGCCTGCTCACGACACAATGA
- a CDS encoding peptidylprolyl isomerase: MTAMRYSISTLLALCLLLAGVFGPPASAAPAEPVEADRIVAVVGEEVITSYDLRGRRDEAVKQLSKQGTPLPPQDVLERQLLERMIIERIQLQFARETGLKVDDAQLDQAIGRIAANNKMTQQQFRLALEKDGVNYARFREEIRDEMTTVRLREREVDSKLVISDGEVDLYLANQASVGGGEEVQIAHILLRAPESATPEQLQKLRQRGEQAAKRASAGENFAQLTATFSDAPDALQGGNLGWRPLERLPQIYSEAAVSMKPGEVSDLLRSSAGFHIIKLLGRRGGSAPASIQQTHARHVLIKVNEVVSETEARRKMENLRERLVNGGDFAELARLYSQDGSAAKGGDLGWVSPGDTVPEFESAMDALKDKEFSPVVQSPFGMHLIQVLERRQRDVSGERQRAVARQALRERKLDDAYQDWLRQIRDRAYVEVRLEDK, encoded by the coding sequence ATGACCGCCATGCGCTACTCGATTTCTACCCTTCTCGCCCTTTGTCTGCTTCTGGCGGGCGTCTTCGGACCGCCGGCGAGTGCCGCACCCGCCGAACCGGTGGAAGCCGACCGCATCGTCGCCGTCGTCGGCGAAGAAGTGATCACCTCATACGACTTGCGTGGGCGTCGCGATGAGGCGGTCAAGCAACTGAGTAAACAGGGCACCCCGTTGCCGCCGCAGGATGTCCTTGAGCGCCAGTTGCTCGAGCGCATGATCATCGAGCGCATCCAGTTGCAGTTTGCCCGCGAGACCGGATTGAAGGTGGATGATGCTCAACTTGACCAGGCAATCGGTCGCATTGCCGCAAACAACAAGATGACACAGCAGCAATTCAGGCTGGCGCTGGAGAAGGATGGCGTCAACTATGCGCGCTTCCGCGAGGAGATCCGGGACGAAATGACGACGGTCCGCCTGCGCGAGCGCGAGGTGGACAGCAAACTCGTGATTTCGGACGGCGAGGTTGACTTGTACCTTGCCAATCAGGCCAGCGTTGGCGGTGGCGAGGAGGTTCAGATCGCTCACATCCTGTTGCGGGCGCCTGAGTCGGCAACTCCGGAGCAGCTGCAGAAGCTGCGCCAGCGGGGTGAGCAGGCGGCCAAGAGAGCGAGCGCCGGCGAGAACTTCGCCCAGTTGACGGCCACTTTCTCCGATGCGCCGGATGCGCTGCAGGGGGGCAATCTGGGCTGGCGTCCGCTGGAGCGCCTGCCGCAGATCTATTCTGAAGCAGCGGTGAGCATGAAGCCGGGGGAGGTCAGCGACCTGCTGCGCTCGTCAGCCGGATTCCATATCATCAAGCTCCTCGGCCGGCGCGGCGGCAGCGCCCCGGCATCGATTCAGCAAACGCATGCCCGTCATGTCCTGATCAAGGTCAATGAAGTGGTGTCGGAGACCGAAGCACGCCGCAAGATGGAGAATCTGCGTGAGCGTCTGGTCAACGGCGGGGATTTCGCCGAACTTGCACGTCTTTATTCGCAGGACGGTTCGGCAGCCAAGGGTGGCGATCTTGGCTGGGTCAGTCCGGGAGATACCGTGCCGGAATTCGAGAGCGCGATGGATGCGCTGAAGGACAAGGAATTCAGCCCGGTGGTCCAGAGTCCTTTCGGCATGCACCTGATCCAGGTACTCGAGCGCCGCCAGCGCGACGTTTCCGGGGAACGCCAGCGGGCAGTCGCTCGCCAGGCCTTGCGCGAGCGCAAGCTCGACGACGCCTATCAGGACTGGTTGCGCCAGATTCGCGATCGCGCCTACGTCGAAGTTCGCCTCGAAGACAAATAA
- the pdxA gene encoding 4-hydroxythreonine-4-phosphate dehydrogenase PdxA: protein MPPLIAVTSGEPAGIGPDLCLRLSEYAGEARPVILGDRALLRERAAAIGLNVVLRDFHPEIAVDRCCLDILHVPLVKPVVAGGLDPANASYVLGLLDRALAGCRSGEFAAMVTAPVHKGVINQSGIHFTGHTEYLAEKTGTPLVVMMLAGNSERGPLRVALATTHLPLRDVPTSITADLLERTLRILHADLRQKYGLADPRILVAGLNPHAGEGGYLGREEIEVISPLLEKLRAEGMRLSGPYPADTMFTPPILAQGDAVLAMYHDQGLAPLKYATFGHGINVTLGLPIIRTSVDHGTALKLAGSGRADPGSLFAALDEAERMVARKTQAS, encoded by the coding sequence ATGCCGCCGCTGATCGCCGTTACCAGCGGCGAACCGGCGGGAATCGGGCCGGACCTGTGCCTGCGCTTGTCGGAATACGCAGGCGAAGCCCGACCGGTCATCCTCGGTGACCGTGCCCTGCTTCGCGAACGTGCTGCAGCCATCGGCCTGAACGTTGTCCTGCGTGATTTCCACCCCGAAATCGCGGTCGACCGCTGCTGCCTCGACATCCTCCACGTTCCGCTCGTGAAGCCTGTCGTGGCCGGCGGCCTCGACCCGGCGAACGCATCCTACGTGCTGGGCCTGCTCGACCGCGCGCTGGCCGGCTGCCGTTCCGGCGAATTTGCGGCGATGGTCACCGCACCGGTGCACAAGGGTGTCATCAATCAATCCGGCATACATTTCACCGGCCATACCGAATATCTTGCCGAAAAGACGGGAACGCCGCTCGTTGTCATGATGCTCGCCGGCAACAGCGAGCGCGGGCCGTTACGCGTTGCGCTGGCGACGACGCATCTGCCGCTCAGGGACGTGCCGACATCGATTACGGCGGACCTCCTGGAGCGGACGCTGCGCATCCTGCATGCGGATCTGCGGCAAAAATACGGGCTGGCCGATCCGCGCATCCTGGTCGCCGGCCTCAACCCGCATGCCGGCGAGGGCGGCTATCTCGGGCGCGAGGAAATCGAGGTCATCTCACCGTTGCTCGAAAAACTGCGCGCCGAGGGTATGCGACTTTCCGGCCCCTATCCGGCCGACACCATGTTCACGCCGCCAATACTGGCGCAGGGCGATGCCGTGCTCGCCATGTATCACGATCAGGGACTGGCGCCGCTCAAGTACGCCACCTTCGGCCACGGCATCAACGTCACGCTCGGCCTGCCGATCATCCGCACCTCGGTCGATCACGGCACGGCGCTTAAACTGGCGGGAAGCGGACGCGCCGATCCGGGCAGCCTGTTCGCGGCGCTGGACGAGGCAGAACGCATGGTTGCCAGAAAGACGCAGGCCTCGTGA
- the rsmA gene encoding 16S rRNA (adenine(1518)-N(6)/adenine(1519)-N(6))-dimethyltransferase RsmA, which translates to MKGHIARKRFGQNFLVDRGIISAIVSAIYPQRGDTVVEIGPGLGAITTPLLDRLDHLHVVEIDRDLITRLRKEYLPERMTIHEGDALVFDFSSIGKDLRLVGNLPYNISTPLLFHLAEYVGIVRDMHFMLQKEVVERMVAVPGESDFSRISVMLQYRFHLEWLIDVPPESFDPPPKVQSAVVRLIPKDVTELKAKSPEKLSRVVQTAFSQRRKMLRNTLKGVLSDAAFAELSIDPTRRAEDIPVDDYVRIANYLT; encoded by the coding sequence GTGAAAGGCCATATCGCGCGCAAGCGGTTTGGCCAGAATTTCCTGGTTGACCGCGGTATCATCAGCGCCATCGTTTCTGCCATTTATCCGCAACGCGGCGATACCGTCGTCGAAATCGGCCCCGGCCTGGGGGCGATCACCACCCCGCTGCTGGATCGTCTTGACCACCTGCACGTCGTCGAAATCGACCGCGACCTGATCACCCGTCTCCGCAAGGAATATCTACCAGAGCGCATGACTATCCACGAAGGCGACGCGCTGGTCTTCGACTTCTCAAGTATCGGCAAGGATTTGCGCCTGGTCGGCAACCTGCCCTACAACATCTCGACGCCGCTGCTTTTTCATCTGGCCGAATACGTCGGCATCGTTCGCGATATGCACTTCATGCTGCAAAAGGAAGTCGTTGAACGCATGGTCGCCGTGCCCGGCGAATCGGATTTCAGTCGCATCTCGGTAATGCTGCAATACCGCTTTCACCTCGAGTGGCTGATCGACGTGCCGCCGGAAAGTTTCGACCCACCGCCCAAGGTGCAATCGGCGGTCGTACGGCTGATTCCCAAGGATGTCACCGAGCTGAAAGCGAAGAGCCCGGAAAAGCTGTCGCGGGTGGTGCAGACCGCTTTTTCGCAACGACGCAAGATGTTGCGCAATACGCTCAAGGGCGTTCTGAGCGATGCCGCCTTCGCCGAACTAAGTATCGACCCGACGCGGCGCGCCGAGGACATTCCGGTTGACGACTACGTTCGGATTGCCAACTACCTGACGTAG
- a CDS encoding DUF2892 domain-containing protein: MKTNVGGIDKILRIVVGLGLIAWVLVGGGPVWAWVGIVPLATGLFNRCPAYTLLGMNTCPMKK, from the coding sequence ATGAAAACCAATGTTGGCGGAATCGACAAAATCCTGCGCATCGTCGTTGGCCTCGGCCTCATCGCCTGGGTCCTCGTGGGCGGCGGCCCGGTCTGGGCCTGGGTCGGCATCGTGCCGCTGGCCACCGGCCTGTTCAACCGGTGCCCTGCCTACACCCTGCTCGGCATGAATACCTGCCCGATGAAGAAATAG
- the xth gene encoding exodeoxyribonuclease III — protein MKIASWNVNSLKVRLPHLLDWLAEQQPDALCLQETKLEDHNFPHAEIAAAGYQVVFSGQKTYNGVALLARQPISDVVCGNPHFADEQKRLIAGTLGDTRVICAYMPNGQAVGSDKYDYKLRWLDALAKWLAEELAAHPKLALCGDYNIAPDDRDVHDPQAWAGQILCSEPERSAFQRLLGLGLEDSFRLFEQPEMTFSWWDYRMLGFQKNRGLRIDHVLLSAALARRCTAAGIDRAPRKRERPSDHAPVWAQID, from the coding sequence GTGAAGATTGCCAGCTGGAACGTCAATTCGCTCAAGGTGCGCCTGCCGCACCTGCTCGACTGGCTGGCCGAACAGCAACCCGATGCGCTGTGCCTGCAGGAAACCAAGCTTGAGGACCACAATTTCCCGCACGCCGAAATCGCGGCGGCGGGCTATCAGGTCGTCTTCTCGGGCCAGAAGACTTACAACGGCGTCGCCCTGCTTGCCCGCCAGCCGATCAGCGATGTCGTCTGCGGCAATCCGCACTTCGCCGACGAACAGAAGCGGCTAATCGCCGGCACCCTCGGCGACACCCGCGTCATCTGCGCCTACATGCCGAACGGCCAGGCGGTTGGCAGCGACAAGTACGACTACAAGCTGCGCTGGCTCGATGCGCTGGCCAAGTGGCTGGCCGAAGAACTGGCAGCTCACCCAAAGCTCGCCCTGTGCGGTGACTACAACATCGCCCCCGACGACCGCGACGTCCATGACCCGCAAGCCTGGGCCGGCCAGATCCTCTGCTCCGAACCTGAGCGCAGCGCCTTCCAGCGCCTGCTCGGGCTTGGCCTTGAAGACAGTTTCCGGCTCTTCGAACAGCCGGAAATGACCTTCTCGTGGTGGGACTACCGCATGCTGGGCTTTCAGAAAAATCGTGGCCTGCGCATCGATCATGTATTGCTTTCAGCGGCGCTGGCCCGTCGCTGTACGGCTGCCGGCATCGACCGCGCGCCGCGCAAACGCGAACGCCCCTCCGACCACGCGCCAGTCTGGGCACAAATCGATTGA
- a CDS encoding glutaredoxin family protein, with the protein MRSLLVLCLALSSLTVSAETYRWIDPQGRTVISDTPPSGRARDVSKSGVGGPNTDELPYASRIAAENYPVVLYTSAECTKECKDARDLLNSRGVPFSERMVQKQEDVDELKQLVGDFFVPTLKVGKQTFRGYEPVAYGNLLDLAGYPKNAPYGSKPSGGLAK; encoded by the coding sequence ATGCGCAGCCTGCTCGTTCTTTGTCTGGCCTTGTCCAGCCTCACCGTCTCAGCCGAGACCTATCGCTGGATCGATCCTCAGGGTCGTACCGTAATCTCCGATACGCCGCCCTCGGGACGTGCCCGCGACGTCAGCAAATCGGGAGTCGGCGGTCCGAACACCGATGAACTACCCTATGCGTCTCGCATCGCCGCCGAGAACTATCCGGTCGTCCTCTACACATCGGCCGAATGCACCAAGGAGTGCAAGGATGCGCGTGACCTGCTCAACAGCCGCGGGGTACCCTTCTCGGAGCGGATGGTGCAGAAGCAGGAAGACGTCGACGAGCTGAAGCAATTGGTCGGGGACTTCTTCGTACCCACGCTCAAGGTCGGCAAGCAGACTTTCCGCGGTTATGAGCCCGTTGCCTACGGCAATCTGCTCGACCTCGCCGGTTACCCGAAAAACGCACCCTACGGCAGCAAGCCGTCAGGCGGACTGGCCAAGTGA
- a CDS encoding M3 family metallopeptidase: MTTNNPLLDFSDLPRFDLIQPEHVKPAIESLLADGRALIERLTADTTPATWADFAGALSDGLEPFGRAWGIVGHLHSINDIPVWREAYNEMLPEVSGFYAELGQNLKLFDKYKALRKSGSFSALTVEQRKIVDNEVRDFRLSGAELPEDQKPRFQAIMEELSQLSAKFSENLLDATNAFAEAITDEALLAGLPVDAREAAKTAAGKADREGWRFSLQAPSYGPIMQYADNRDLRARMYRAYATRAAEFDDGSSKPEWDNTPVMQRMLELRQEEAKMLGFNNFAEVSLAPKMADTPAQVLAFLRELAAKAKPFAAKDIAELRACAKDELGIVDFQPWDAAYVSEKLLQKRYAFSEQEVKQYFIEPKVLGGLFKVIESLFNVHVKPDTAPAWHEDVKFFRLETPAGELVGQFYLDLYARETKRGGAWMDEARSRRRTAHGIQKPIAYLNCNFARPVGSKPATFTHHEVITLFHETGHGLHHLLTRGEELGVSGIHGVEWDAVELPSQFMENYCWEWDVLQGMTAHVESAAPLPRELFDKMLAAKNFQSGMMAVRQIEFSLFDMLLHSDFDPNSGSTVMDLLNTVRQEVAVLFPPDWHRFPNSFSHIFGGGYGAGYFSYKWAEVLSADAYAAFEEAGNPFDATVGKRFLDEILSVGGSRPAIESFKAFRGREPSVDALLRHSGMIAA, encoded by the coding sequence ATGACAACAAACAATCCCCTGCTCGATTTCTCCGACCTGCCCCGCTTCGACCTGATCCAGCCCGAGCACGTCAAACCGGCCATCGAATCGCTGCTGGCCGATGGCCGGGCGCTGATCGAACGCCTGACGGCCGACACCACGCCGGCCACCTGGGCCGACTTCGCCGGTGCGCTGTCCGATGGCCTGGAACCCTTCGGCCGCGCCTGGGGCATCGTTGGCCACCTGCATTCGATTAACGACATTCCCGTGTGGCGCGAGGCCTACAACGAGATGCTGCCGGAAGTCTCAGGCTTCTACGCCGAACTCGGCCAGAACCTGAAGCTGTTCGACAAATACAAGGCACTGCGAAAAAGTGGGTCATTTTCGGCGTTGACCGTGGAGCAACGGAAAATAGTCGATAACGAGGTACGCGACTTCCGCCTCTCCGGCGCCGAATTGCCGGAAGACCAGAAACCGCGCTTCCAGGCGATCATGGAAGAGTTGTCGCAGCTTTCCGCCAAATTCTCCGAGAATCTGCTCGACGCGACCAACGCCTTCGCCGAAGCAATCACCGACGAAGCCCTGCTCGCCGGACTGCCGGTCGATGCCAGGGAGGCCGCAAAGACTGCCGCAGGAAAGGCTGATCGCGAAGGCTGGCGCTTCAGTCTGCAGGCTCCGTCCTACGGCCCGATCATGCAGTACGCCGATAACCGCGACCTGCGCGCCCGCATGTACCGTGCCTACGCCACCCGTGCCGCTGAATTCGACGACGGCAGCAGCAAGCCGGAATGGGACAACACGCCGGTCATGCAGCGCATGCTGGAACTGCGCCAGGAAGAGGCGAAGATGCTCGGCTTCAACAATTTCGCCGAAGTGTCACTGGCGCCCAAGATGGCTGATACGCCGGCTCAGGTGCTGGCTTTTCTGCGCGAACTGGCGGCCAAGGCCAAGCCGTTTGCCGCCAAGGACATTGCCGAGCTGCGCGCCTGTGCCAAGGATGAACTCGGCATCGTCGACTTCCAGCCGTGGGATGCCGCCTACGTCTCCGAAAAACTGCTGCAAAAACGCTATGCCTTCTCGGAGCAGGAAGTGAAGCAGTATTTCATCGAGCCCAAGGTCCTCGGCGGCCTGTTCAAGGTCATCGAGAGCCTGTTCAATGTACACGTCAAACCCGATACGGCGCCGGCCTGGCACGAAGACGTCAAGTTCTTCCGCCTGGAAACACCGGCCGGCGAACTGGTCGGCCAGTTCTACCTCGACCTCTATGCCCGTGAAACCAAACGCGGCGGCGCCTGGATGGACGAAGCGCGCTCGCGCCGGCGCACCGCGCATGGCATCCAGAAGCCGATTGCCTACCTGAACTGCAATTTCGCCCGCCCGGTGGGCAGCAAGCCGGCTACCTTCACGCACCACGAAGTGATCACGCTGTTCCACGAAACCGGCCACGGCCTGCACCATCTGCTGACGCGCGGTGAGGAACTGGGCGTTTCCGGCATTCACGGCGTCGAGTGGGATGCCGTCGAACTGCCCTCGCAGTTCATGGAAAACTATTGTTGGGAATGGGATGTGCTGCAAGGCATGACCGCCCACGTCGAAAGCGCTGCTCCGCTGCCGCGCGAACTGTTCGACAAGATGCTCGCCGCCAAGAATTTCCAGAGCGGCATGATGGCCGTACGCCAGATCGAGTTCTCGCTGTTCGACATGCTGCTGCATTCGGATTTCGACCCGAATTCCGGGTCGACCGTGATGGACCTGCTCAACACGGTGCGCCAGGAAGTTGCCGTGCTCTTCCCTCCCGACTGGCACCGTTTCCCGAACAGCTTCTCGCACATCTTCGGTGGCGGTTACGGTGCCGGCTACTTCAGCTACAAGTGGGCCGAAGTCCTTTCGGCCGATGCTTACGCCGCTTTCGAAGAAGCCGGCAATCCATTCGACGCCACCGTCGGCAAGCGCTTTCTCGACGAGATCTTGTCGGTTGGCGGCTCACGCCCGGCCATCGAATCGTTCAAGGCATTTCGTGGCCGCGAACCGAGCGTTGACGCACTGCTCCGCCATAGCGGTATGATTGCTGCGTAG
- a CDS encoding DUF2189 domain-containing protein has product MNTSFDPASQSAVKPRIRRVAPGRIAAWLGAGWRDLVANPIPSLAYGLLFGIGGDLILLASLGRPHLFTAALSGFFLVAPLLAVGVYELSRQRAAGAKPTFIDSLRVFRGNGQAIPFFALFLGVIALIWERASAIGFGLLGGAGGTNTGQFIAQVAANSDNTVFLTLWFVLGGLLALVTYALSVISAPLMVDRDAGFITAAQASLKAFSTNTLTLLLWAAVIVVLTVLGFATLLFGLVVIMPVLGHASWHAYRDLVE; this is encoded by the coding sequence TTGAATACCTCGTTTGACCCGGCCAGCCAGTCCGCCGTGAAGCCGCGCATCCGCCGGGTTGCGCCGGGCCGCATCGCTGCCTGGCTGGGCGCCGGTTGGCGTGACCTCGTGGCCAACCCGATCCCCAGTCTCGCCTACGGACTGCTGTTCGGCATCGGCGGCGACCTGATCCTGCTCGCCAGTCTTGGTCGCCCGCACCTGTTTACAGCCGCCCTCTCCGGTTTTTTCCTGGTTGCGCCACTGCTCGCCGTCGGCGTCTATGAATTGAGCCGCCAGCGTGCGGCCGGCGCGAAGCCGACCTTCATCGACTCGCTGCGGGTTTTTCGCGGCAATGGCCAGGCGATTCCCTTCTTCGCACTCTTTCTCGGCGTCATCGCGCTGATCTGGGAACGCGCCTCGGCGATCGGTTTCGGCTTGCTTGGCGGCGCCGGCGGCACCAACACCGGGCAGTTCATCGCGCAGGTCGCAGCCAACAGCGACAACACCGTTTTCCTGACGCTCTGGTTCGTTCTCGGCGGCCTGCTGGCTCTCGTCACTTATGCGCTAAGCGTCATTTCGGCTCCCTTGATGGTCGACCGCGACGCCGGTTTCATCACTGCGGCACAGGCCAGCCTCAAGGCTTTTTCCACCAATACGCTGACGCTTTTGCTGTGGGCCGCGGTGATCGTCGTGCTGACCGTGCTCGGGTTCGCGACGCTGCTCTTTGGCCTCGTCGTCATCATGCCGGTTCTCGGCCACGCCTCGTGGCACGCCTATCGCGACCTGGTCGAATAA